The following coding sequences lie in one Arachis ipaensis cultivar K30076 chromosome B05, Araip1.1, whole genome shotgun sequence genomic window:
- the LOC107644052 gene encoding probable cyclic nucleotide-gated ion channel 20, chloroplastic encodes MANLEIEEEPMLSSNAQSSHELKYSSFRRILSRRRSASMYIPMVSMEPYYNREPSLGEHSRRQLNSVRTFPPKIDELYATLGTQNIFKQSGVTVTENSENNWDDNYDWEHTPPAVSVGQQGLICNNYFCIRVGTHDNAHQGIPRTPSRFDQEYHDDIHGDEEGFVKKVLSFISSCIPKVISPHSKRVKQWNKIIAIFCLVAIFLNPLFFFIPYVQKDFNCIVINWTRTIPLVVLRSLNDLVYFLNILLQFRLAYVSASTGSRVIDIVDHPKEIAMHYLHSYFLLDLFVVIPLPQIIILFVLPKYLGSSGANHSKNLISAVILVQYIMLSGHIVGSCWYLFGLQRVNQCLLDACHNAKIIGCMKYVDCGKGHSSHQTQDLWTNNVNATSCLNSLSGAFDYGIYADVVRLTTGSNLIKKYLYALFWGFQQISTLAGNLTPSDFELEVLFTMIIIGLGLLLFALLIGNIQNFLQSLGQRTLEMQLRSREVEQWMNQFHLSEDLRKRIRHAERYNWVATIGMNAQMLMENMPEDLQRDIRRHLFEFIKKIRIFSLMDEPILDAICERLRQKVYFKGSTILHPGDLVEKMFFVLRGELKSIGEDGTRVFLTERDACGEELLIWCLENSSVSTDGKKAWLPGPRLLSRRTVTCLTNVEVYSIGAADLEAITIRFTRFLRNPPVQRALRFESPYLRSVAATRIQVAWRKYRERQLKRALSQANYY; translated from the exons ATGGCTAACTTGGAAATAGAAGAGGAGCCAATGCTATCATCAAATGCACAATCATCCCATGAACTCAAGTATTCTAGTTTCCGGAGGATCCTATCAAGGAGACGAAGCGCATCCATGTACATTCCCATGGTGTCTATGGAGCCATATTACAACAGAGAACCAAGTCTTGGAGAGCATAGTCGTCGTCAACTTAACAGCGTTAGAACCTTCCCGCCCAAGATTGATGAACTATATGCCACCCTTGGAACCCAAAATATTTTCAAACAGAGTGGAGTTACTGTGACTGAAAACAGTGAAAACAACTGGGACGACAACTATGATTGGGAACACACACCACCCGCAGTGAGCGTTGGGCAACAGGGATTGATTtgtaataattatttttgtattagGGTCGGTACTCATGATAATGCTCACCAAGGAATTCCAAGAACTCCCAGTAGATTTGATCAAGAG TACCACGATGACATTCATGGTGATGAAGAGGGTTTTGTCAAAAAAGTGTTATCATTCATCTCTTCATGTATTCCTAAAGTTATAAGCCCACACTCAAAACGCGTCAAGCAATGGAACAAGATTATAGCTATCTTTTGCTTGGTGGCAATATTTCTCAATCCATTATTTTTCTTCATACCGTATGTACAAAAG GATTTCAATTGCATTGTTATCAACTGGACAAGGACAATACCACTTGTTGTACTTAGAAGCTTGAATGATTTAGTGTATTTCTTGAATATACTTCTTCAG TTTAGGTTGGCTTATGTTTCTGCTAGTACTGGATCAAGGGTGATTGATATAGTTGACCATCCAAAAGAGATTGCTATGCATTATTTGcatagctattttcttcttgatttATTTGTAGTGATTCCTTTGCCTCAG ATAATAATATTGTTTGTGCTACCAAAGTACTTGGGTTCATCAGGAGCAAATCATTCAAAGAATCTTATATCTGCAGTGATCCTTGTGCAATACATTATGCTCTCTGGCCATATTGTTGGCTCTTGTTGGTATCTCTTTGGACTTCAG AGAGTTAATCAATGTTTGCTAGACGCTTGCCATAATGCTAAGATCATTGGTTGCATGAAATATGTGGATTGTGGAAAAGGACATTCCTCTCACCAGACACAAGATTTGTGGACAAACAACGTAAATGCCACATCTTGTTTGAATTCGTTGTCTGGGGCTTTTGATTATGGGATCTATGCCGATGTTGTTCGACTTACTACAGGAAGCAACTTGATCAAAAAATATTTGTATGCACTTTTTTGGGGCTTCCAG CAAATCAGTACTCTTGCTGGTAATCTAACCCCAAGTGATTTTGAGTTGGAAGTCCTTTTCACAATGATAATCATAGGATTGGGGCTCTTGCTTTTTGCGCTTCTCATTGGAAACATACAAAACTTTCTCCAAAGTCTCGGACAAAG AACACTAGAAATGCAACTTAGAAGCCGTGAAGTTGAGCAATGGATGAACCAGTTTCACTTATCAGAAGATCTAAGAAA GAGGATCAGACATGCCGAAAGGTATAATTGGGTGGCAACAATAGGGATGAATGCACAAATGCTTATGGAAAATATGCCAGAAGATCTACAGAGAGACATAAGACGTCATCTCTTCGAATTTATTAAGAAA ATTCGAATTTTCAGCTTAATGGATGAGCCTATTTTAGACGCCATTTGTGAGAGGCTTAGGCAAAAAGTATACTTCAAAGGAAGTACTATTTTGCATCCTGGTGATTTGGTAGAGAAAATGTTCTTTGTTTTGCGTGGGGAATTAAAGAGCATTGGCGAAGATGGAACTAGAGTTTTTTTAACCGAAAgggatgcttgtggtgaagaacTTCTAATATGGTGTCTTGAAAATTCTTCAGTTAGCACAG ATGGTAAAAAGGCATGGCTTCCTGGACCAAGATTACTTAGCAGAAGGACAGTAACGTGTTTAACGAATGTGGAGGTATATTCAATTGGAGCTGCTGACCTAGAAGCAATTACAATCCGTTTCACAAGATTCTTGCGAAATCCACCTGTTCAAAGAGCATTGAG ATTTGAATCACCTTATTTGAGATCCGTTGCAGCAACACGGATTCAAGTTGCATGGAGAAAATACAGGGAAAGACAACTAAAACGTGCTCTCTCACAAGCAAATTATTATTAG